The following proteins come from a genomic window of Trifolium pratense cultivar HEN17-A07 linkage group LG4, ARS_RC_1.1, whole genome shotgun sequence:
- the LOC123921709 gene encoding chloroplastic group IIA intron splicing facilitator CRS1, chloroplastic-like isoform X2: MLFLNYSCSAIHISSSSSSFSSNPKNNNNNNLNHHKPTSLSIPNNNNNNSISDDNNDVSIKFKAPTPPWMKGPLLLQPKELLNFTSHSNSKVEQKRDLSDKSLTGKEVRGKKALKKIAHKVERLHKTDTQMGSEKVENFGSCLEGLMENDEVVTKGRLPWEKDEKIDFFRVKKEKIVTCADLKLDKVLLQRLRSEAAKMRIWVKVKKAGVTQDVVKEIKRTWRTNELAMVKFDIPLCQNMDRAREIVETKTGGLVVWTKKDALVVYRGCNYQLTSKDSSKIYTGNIPSQRTNSYETNKVKSVTKGDLYRVESNQSTSETPRRNAYHKDSQSTDVHDTNYQPTGGSLYERECDRLLDGLGPRFIDWWMHKPLPVDADLLPEVVPGFKPPFRLCLPDAGVKLTDGELTYYRKISHPLPTHFVLGRNRGHQGLAAAILKLWHKSHVAKIAIKPGVPNTDNETMANELKLNKKIERSAMELSKFNAAWKPAGQDIDLEIMTDEERECFRKMGLKMRSCLVLGRRGVFDGVLEGLHQHWKHREVAKVITMQRLISRVIYTSQFLERESGGILVSVDKLKEGYAIIIYRGKNYSRPSEKIAKNLLTKRKALQRSLEMQRIGSLKFFAHQREKTISDLKVKLEALQHRKEIEAREYEN, from the exons ATGCTCTTCCTTAACTATTCATGTTCTGCCATTCacatttcatcttcttcttcttcattctcCTCAAACcccaaaaacaacaataacaacaacctTAATCATCACAAACCCACTTCCCTTTCAAttcccaacaacaacaacaataactcCATTTCTGATGATAATAATGATGTTTCCATCAAATTCAAAGCCCCAACACCTCCATGGATGAAGGGTCCTCTTCTTCTCCAACCCAAAGAGCTTCTCAATTTCACTTCACACTCAAATTCAAAAGTAGAACAAAAACGTGACCTTTCAGATAAATCTTTAACTGGTAAAGAAGTTAGAGGCAAAAAAGCTTTGAAGAAAATAGCCCACAAAGTTGAAAGGCTTCACAAGACTGATACTCAAATGGGTTCTGAAAAAGTTGAAAACTTTGGGTCTTGTTTGGAAGGTTTGATGGAGAATGATGAAGTTGTGACAAAAGGAAGATTGCCATGGGAGAAAGATGAGAAGATTGATTTTTTTAGggtaaaaaaggaaaaaattgttACTTGTGCTGATTTGAAACTTGATAAGGTGTTGCTTCAAAGGTTGAGGAGTGAGGCTGCAAAAATGAGAATTTGGGTCAAGGTTAAGAAAGCTGGTGTTACACAAGATGTTGTGAAGGAAATTAAAAGGACTTGGAGGACAAATGAACTTGCTATGGTTAAATTTGATATCCCTTTATGTCAAAATATGGATAGAGCTAGAGAAATTGTTGAG ACAAAGACTGGAGGCTTGGTTGTATGGACTAAGAAGGATGCTCTTGTGGTTTACAGAGGATGCAACTATCAGTTAACCTCTAAAGATTCTTCAAAGATTTATACCGGTAATATTCCTAGTCAAAGAACAAATTCTTATGAAACGAACAAGGTGAAATCAGTCACCAAAGGTGATCTTTACCGGGTTGAATCTAACCAAAGTACAAGTGAGACACCGAGAAGGAATGCTTATCATAAGGATTCTCAATCAACTGATGTCCATGATACAAATTACCAACCGACTGGTGGATCATTGTATGAGAGGGAATGTGATAGATTATTGGATGGCTTAGGACCTCGCTTCATTGATTGGTGGATGCACAAACCGCTTCCGGTAGATGCTGACTTACTTCCAGAAGTGGTTCCTGGATTTAAGCCTCCATTTAGGCTTTGTCTACCTGATGCTGGTGTAAAACTAACTGATGGTGAACTAACATACTACAGGAAGATTTCTCACCCTTTACCAACTCATTTTGTCCTTG GAAGAAACAGAGGACATCAAGGCTTAGCTGCTGCTATCTTAAAGTTGTGGCACAAGAGTCATGTAGCAAAAATTGCTATCAAACCTGGAGTTCCAAATACTGACAATGAAACAATGGCCAATGAACTGAAG CTTAACAAGAAAATAGAAAGATCAGCAATGGAGTTATCAAAGTTCAATGCTGCATGGAAACCTGCTGGGCAGGATATAGACTTGGAAATAATGACTGATGAGGAGAGAGAATGTTTCCGAAAGATGGGATTGAAGATGAGAAGTTGTCTAGTTCTTG GAAGGCGAGGAGTCTTCGATGGTGTATTGGAAGGACTACATCAGCATTGGAAACACAGAGAAGTAGCAAAGGTTATTACGATGCAAAGACTAATCAGTCGAGTCATCTACACTTCACAATTTTTGGAGAGAGAGAGCGGCGGAATTTTAGTTTCAGTTGATAAACTAAAAGAAGGCTATGCTATTATTATTTACCGTGGTAAAAACTATAGTCGGCCTTCAGAAAAGATAGCGAAAAATCTTCTAACCAAAAGAAAAGCATTGCAAAGGTCTCTTGAAATGCAGAGAATTGGA TCATTGAAGTTTTTTGCTCATCAGAGAGAGAAGACAATCTCTGATTTGAAGGTGAAACTG GAAGCCCTGCAGCACAGGAAGGAAATTGAGGCAAGAGAATATGAAAATTAA
- the LOC123921709 gene encoding chloroplastic group IIA intron splicing facilitator CRS1, chloroplastic-like isoform X1, producing the protein MLFLNYSCSAIHISSSSSSFSSNPKNNNNNNLNHHKPTSLSIPNNNNNNSISDDNNDVSIKFKAPTPPWMKGPLLLQPKELLNFTSHSNSKVEQKRDLSDKSLTGKEVRGKKALKKIAHKVERLHKTDTQMGSEKVENFGSCLEGLMENDEVVTKGRLPWEKDEKIDFFRVKKEKIVTCADLKLDKVLLQRLRSEAAKMRIWVKVKKAGVTQDVVKEIKRTWRTNELAMVKFDIPLCQNMDRAREIVETKTGGLVVWTKKDALVVYRGCNYQLTSKDSSKIYTGNIPSQRTNSYETNKVKSVTKGDLYRVESNQSTSETPRRNAYHKDSQSTDVHDTNYQPTGGSLYERECDRLLDGLGPRFIDWWMHKPLPVDADLLPEVVPGFKPPFRLCLPDAGVKLTDGELTYYRKISHPLPTHFVLGRNRGHQGLAAAILKLWHKSHVAKIAIKPGVPNTDNETMANELKLNKKIERSAMELSKFNAAWKPAGQDIDLEIMTDEERECFRKMGLKMRSCLVLGRRGVFDGVLEGLHQHWKHREVAKVITMQRLISRVIYTSQFLERESGGILVSVDKLKEGYAIIIYRGKNYSRPSEKIAKNLLTKRKALQRSLEMQRIGVSDLHSFAFIILLVLFENPHLISFICIFQQLHFTSYSRLIWLPLFQSLKFFAHQREKTISDLKVKLEALQHRKEIEAREYEN; encoded by the exons ATGCTCTTCCTTAACTATTCATGTTCTGCCATTCacatttcatcttcttcttcttcattctcCTCAAACcccaaaaacaacaataacaacaacctTAATCATCACAAACCCACTTCCCTTTCAAttcccaacaacaacaacaataactcCATTTCTGATGATAATAATGATGTTTCCATCAAATTCAAAGCCCCAACACCTCCATGGATGAAGGGTCCTCTTCTTCTCCAACCCAAAGAGCTTCTCAATTTCACTTCACACTCAAATTCAAAAGTAGAACAAAAACGTGACCTTTCAGATAAATCTTTAACTGGTAAAGAAGTTAGAGGCAAAAAAGCTTTGAAGAAAATAGCCCACAAAGTTGAAAGGCTTCACAAGACTGATACTCAAATGGGTTCTGAAAAAGTTGAAAACTTTGGGTCTTGTTTGGAAGGTTTGATGGAGAATGATGAAGTTGTGACAAAAGGAAGATTGCCATGGGAGAAAGATGAGAAGATTGATTTTTTTAGggtaaaaaaggaaaaaattgttACTTGTGCTGATTTGAAACTTGATAAGGTGTTGCTTCAAAGGTTGAGGAGTGAGGCTGCAAAAATGAGAATTTGGGTCAAGGTTAAGAAAGCTGGTGTTACACAAGATGTTGTGAAGGAAATTAAAAGGACTTGGAGGACAAATGAACTTGCTATGGTTAAATTTGATATCCCTTTATGTCAAAATATGGATAGAGCTAGAGAAATTGTTGAG ACAAAGACTGGAGGCTTGGTTGTATGGACTAAGAAGGATGCTCTTGTGGTTTACAGAGGATGCAACTATCAGTTAACCTCTAAAGATTCTTCAAAGATTTATACCGGTAATATTCCTAGTCAAAGAACAAATTCTTATGAAACGAACAAGGTGAAATCAGTCACCAAAGGTGATCTTTACCGGGTTGAATCTAACCAAAGTACAAGTGAGACACCGAGAAGGAATGCTTATCATAAGGATTCTCAATCAACTGATGTCCATGATACAAATTACCAACCGACTGGTGGATCATTGTATGAGAGGGAATGTGATAGATTATTGGATGGCTTAGGACCTCGCTTCATTGATTGGTGGATGCACAAACCGCTTCCGGTAGATGCTGACTTACTTCCAGAAGTGGTTCCTGGATTTAAGCCTCCATTTAGGCTTTGTCTACCTGATGCTGGTGTAAAACTAACTGATGGTGAACTAACATACTACAGGAAGATTTCTCACCCTTTACCAACTCATTTTGTCCTTG GAAGAAACAGAGGACATCAAGGCTTAGCTGCTGCTATCTTAAAGTTGTGGCACAAGAGTCATGTAGCAAAAATTGCTATCAAACCTGGAGTTCCAAATACTGACAATGAAACAATGGCCAATGAACTGAAG CTTAACAAGAAAATAGAAAGATCAGCAATGGAGTTATCAAAGTTCAATGCTGCATGGAAACCTGCTGGGCAGGATATAGACTTGGAAATAATGACTGATGAGGAGAGAGAATGTTTCCGAAAGATGGGATTGAAGATGAGAAGTTGTCTAGTTCTTG GAAGGCGAGGAGTCTTCGATGGTGTATTGGAAGGACTACATCAGCATTGGAAACACAGAGAAGTAGCAAAGGTTATTACGATGCAAAGACTAATCAGTCGAGTCATCTACACTTCACAATTTTTGGAGAGAGAGAGCGGCGGAATTTTAGTTTCAGTTGATAAACTAAAAGAAGGCTATGCTATTATTATTTACCGTGGTAAAAACTATAGTCGGCCTTCAGAAAAGATAGCGAAAAATCTTCTAACCAAAAGAAAAGCATTGCAAAGGTCTCTTGAAATGCAGAGAATTGGAGTAAGTGATTTGCATTCTTTTGCATTCATCATTCTCCTAGTTTTGTTTGAAAATCCACATCTTATTTCCTTTATATGTATTTTTCAACAATTACATTTCACCTCCTATTCAAGACTGATTTGGCTACCGTTGTTTCAGTCATTGAAGTTTTTTGCTCATCAGAGAGAGAAGACAATCTCTGATTTGAAGGTGAAACTG GAAGCCCTGCAGCACAGGAAGGAAATTGAGGCAAGAGAATATGAAAATTAA
- the LOC123921709 gene encoding chloroplastic group IIA intron splicing facilitator CRS1, chloroplastic-like isoform X3 yields MLFLNYSCSAIHISSSSSSFSSNPKNNNNNNLNHHKPTSLSIPNNNNNNSISDDNNDVSIKFKAPTPPWMKGPLLLQPKELLNFTSHSNSKVEQKRDLSDKSLTGKEVRGKKALKKIAHKVERLHKTDTQMGSEKVENFGSCLEGLMENDEVVTKGRLPWEKDEKIDFFRVKKEKIVTCADLKLDKVLLQRLRSEAAKMRIWVKVKKAGVTQDVVKEIKRTWRTNELAMVKFDIPLCQNMDRAREIVETKTGGLVVWTKKDALVVYRGCNYQLTSKDSSKIYTGNIPSQRTNSYETNKVKSVTKGDLYRVESNQSTSETPRRNAYHKDSQSTDVHDTNYQPTGGSLYERECDRLLDGLGPRFIDWWMHKPLPVDADLLPEVVPGFKPPFRLCLPDAGVKLTDGELTYYRKISHPLPTHFVLGRNRGHQGLAAAILKLWHKSHVAKIAIKPGVPNTDNETMANELKLNKKIERSAMELSKFNAAWKPAGQDIDLEIMTDEERECFRKMGLKMRSCLVLGRRGVFDGVLEGLHQHWKHREVAKVITMQRLISRVIYTSQFLERESGGILVSVDKLKEGYAIIIYRGKNYSRPSEKIAKNLLTKRKALQRSLEMQRIGSLKFFAHQREKTISDLKVKLK; encoded by the exons ATGCTCTTCCTTAACTATTCATGTTCTGCCATTCacatttcatcttcttcttcttcattctcCTCAAACcccaaaaacaacaataacaacaacctTAATCATCACAAACCCACTTCCCTTTCAAttcccaacaacaacaacaataactcCATTTCTGATGATAATAATGATGTTTCCATCAAATTCAAAGCCCCAACACCTCCATGGATGAAGGGTCCTCTTCTTCTCCAACCCAAAGAGCTTCTCAATTTCACTTCACACTCAAATTCAAAAGTAGAACAAAAACGTGACCTTTCAGATAAATCTTTAACTGGTAAAGAAGTTAGAGGCAAAAAAGCTTTGAAGAAAATAGCCCACAAAGTTGAAAGGCTTCACAAGACTGATACTCAAATGGGTTCTGAAAAAGTTGAAAACTTTGGGTCTTGTTTGGAAGGTTTGATGGAGAATGATGAAGTTGTGACAAAAGGAAGATTGCCATGGGAGAAAGATGAGAAGATTGATTTTTTTAGggtaaaaaaggaaaaaattgttACTTGTGCTGATTTGAAACTTGATAAGGTGTTGCTTCAAAGGTTGAGGAGTGAGGCTGCAAAAATGAGAATTTGGGTCAAGGTTAAGAAAGCTGGTGTTACACAAGATGTTGTGAAGGAAATTAAAAGGACTTGGAGGACAAATGAACTTGCTATGGTTAAATTTGATATCCCTTTATGTCAAAATATGGATAGAGCTAGAGAAATTGTTGAG ACAAAGACTGGAGGCTTGGTTGTATGGACTAAGAAGGATGCTCTTGTGGTTTACAGAGGATGCAACTATCAGTTAACCTCTAAAGATTCTTCAAAGATTTATACCGGTAATATTCCTAGTCAAAGAACAAATTCTTATGAAACGAACAAGGTGAAATCAGTCACCAAAGGTGATCTTTACCGGGTTGAATCTAACCAAAGTACAAGTGAGACACCGAGAAGGAATGCTTATCATAAGGATTCTCAATCAACTGATGTCCATGATACAAATTACCAACCGACTGGTGGATCATTGTATGAGAGGGAATGTGATAGATTATTGGATGGCTTAGGACCTCGCTTCATTGATTGGTGGATGCACAAACCGCTTCCGGTAGATGCTGACTTACTTCCAGAAGTGGTTCCTGGATTTAAGCCTCCATTTAGGCTTTGTCTACCTGATGCTGGTGTAAAACTAACTGATGGTGAACTAACATACTACAGGAAGATTTCTCACCCTTTACCAACTCATTTTGTCCTTG GAAGAAACAGAGGACATCAAGGCTTAGCTGCTGCTATCTTAAAGTTGTGGCACAAGAGTCATGTAGCAAAAATTGCTATCAAACCTGGAGTTCCAAATACTGACAATGAAACAATGGCCAATGAACTGAAG CTTAACAAGAAAATAGAAAGATCAGCAATGGAGTTATCAAAGTTCAATGCTGCATGGAAACCTGCTGGGCAGGATATAGACTTGGAAATAATGACTGATGAGGAGAGAGAATGTTTCCGAAAGATGGGATTGAAGATGAGAAGTTGTCTAGTTCTTG GAAGGCGAGGAGTCTTCGATGGTGTATTGGAAGGACTACATCAGCATTGGAAACACAGAGAAGTAGCAAAGGTTATTACGATGCAAAGACTAATCAGTCGAGTCATCTACACTTCACAATTTTTGGAGAGAGAGAGCGGCGGAATTTTAGTTTCAGTTGATAAACTAAAAGAAGGCTATGCTATTATTATTTACCGTGGTAAAAACTATAGTCGGCCTTCAGAAAAGATAGCGAAAAATCTTCTAACCAAAAGAAAAGCATTGCAAAGGTCTCTTGAAATGCAGAGAATTGGA TCATTGAAGTTTTTTGCTCATCAGAGAGAGAAGACAATCTCTGATTTGAAGGTGAAACTG
- the LOC123923066 gene encoding F-box/LRR-repeat protein 4-like encodes MQLATDIYLPDDCWEYIFKFIIFDGHIHNGCYFDYLSLVSKQFLSITNRLLLSNTILSATPRPLLPSFFQRFPNLISLTITNCHDVDVLLSEISLFPLKFTSLNISYKPIIPTDGLRAFSQNITTLTSLNCSHMRSINGTDLFLIADCFPLLEELDLGFPIELENYDSLQIGVKALSSKLLKLRKVNLTYHEYINDQLLVHLFSNWKLLEEAVIFGCDLITKSGITAAIRERPTLRSLSFTSDFAVDVAALVKSLCLADNFELRDESVEIFVSLFPNLQFLNLRNCRKISENIIYQVLKRCCKIRHLDLSGCSLKLLGLNFEVPNLEVLNLSLRKVDDETLYVISKSCRGLLKLVMLYCHGITEKGVKHVVENCTQLREIELKSSSNVDANVVASMALSRPLLRKITPPECPLGRC; translated from the exons ATGCAGCTTGCTACAGATATTTACTTACCCGACGATTGTTGGGAATATATCTTCAAATTCATCATCTTTGACGGCCACATCCACAACGGTTGCTACTTCGACTATCTATCCCTTGTCTCCAAACAGTTTCTCTCCATCACTAACCGTCTCCTACTCTCTAACACTATCTTGAGTGCAACTCCCCGCCCTCTCCTCCCTAGTTTCTTTCAAAGGTTCCCCAACCTCATCTCCCTCACCATCACTAACTGTCACGATGTGGACGTCCTTCTCAGCGAAATCTCTCTTTTTCCATTGAAATTCACATCGCTCAATATCTCCTACAAACCCATCATTCCCACCGATGGGCTGCGAGCCTTCTCCCAAAATATTACAACCTTGACCTCTCTAAATTGTTCTCACATGAGATCTATCAATGGCACCGACTTGTTCCTCATTGCCGATTGTTTCCCTTTGCTAGAAGAACTCGACCTCGGTTTTCCTATCGAATTAGAAAATTATGATAGCTTACAAATTGGAGTAAAGGCTCTTTCATCAAAACTTTTGAAACTTCGAAAGGTTAATCTCACTTATCATGAGTACATCAACGATCAATTGCTTGTCCACTTGTTCAGCAACTGGAAGCTTCTTGAAGAAGCCGTCATATTTGGCTGTGATCTAATAACCAAATCTGGTATTACTGCTGCTATCCGTGAGAGACCAACTTTGAGGTCTTTATCCTTTACGAGTGATTTTGCAGTGGATGTAGCTGCACTTGTTA AGTCTCTCTGTTTGGCTGACAATTTTGAGTTAAGAGATGAAAGTGTCGAAatatttgtttccttatttCCCAATCTGCAGTTTCTTAATTTGAGAAATTGCCGAAAGATATCtgaaaacattatttatcaAGTTTTAAAGAGATGTTGTAAGATTAGACATTTAGACTTAAGCGGTTGTTCATTGAAGTTACTTGGGTTAAACTTTGAAGTTCCGAATCTAGAGGTGTTGAACTTGTCGTTAAGAAAAGTTGATGATGAAACACTCTATGTAATCTCAAAGAGTTGTCGTGGACTTTTGAAACTAGTAATGTTGTATTGTCATGGTATCACAGAAAAGGGTGTGAAGCATGTAGTAGAAAATTGCACACAATTGAGAGAGATCGAATTGAAGAGCTCCAGTAACGTTGATGCTAATGTTGTTGCCTCAATGGCTTTATCAAGGCCATTATTGAGAAAAATAACACCTCCAGAATGCCCTTTAGGTAGATGTTGA